Proteins from a single region of Apium graveolens cultivar Ventura chromosome 7, ASM990537v1, whole genome shotgun sequence:
- the LOC141672043 gene encoding sialyltransferase-like protein 1 has translation MKRPLHKTSPSSVGRQSILYLISAAAIFTLFLLALQLTFFAGKNKITSEHVQILSGFQSTVKQCIANRGLGLTAHIIDHCKLVLKFPEGTNSTWYNAQFKVFEPLEYNYDVCEAILLWEQYRNMTTVLTREYLDARPDGWLDYAAKRIAQLGAEKCYNRSLCEEHLNLILPGKPPFRPRQFKTCAVVGNSGDLLKTEFGKEIDSHDAVIRDNEAPVNDKYAKHVGSKRDFRLVVRGAARNMVKILDGSTDEVLIIKSVTHRDFNAMIKSIPNPVYLFQGIVLRRGAKGTGMKSIELALSMCETVDIYGFTVDPGYTEWTRYFSTPRKGHNPLQGRAYYQLLECLGVIRIHSPMRAERMQDWSDVPSREMIGRAHAAALHLKRIQEGQVDGLGQFGSCKVWGNADSNANGHISGSSDMSVLRKNSNYSKWEVMPFNSLRREAQDHYVQMEGVSLYKMDGNKLDDLVCVKHSLISEAQ, from the exons ATGAAGAGGCCTCTACACAAAACGTCACCgtcatccgtcggaagacaatccATTCTCTATCTCATCTCTGCTGCCGCTATCTTCACTCTCTTTCTTTTAGCTCTTCAACTCACTTTCTTCGCCG GGAAAAATAAGATCACTTCGGAACACGTTCAGATCTTATCGGGTTTCCAGTCCACCGTTAAGCAATGCATT GCAAACAGAGGACTTGGTCTCACTGCACATATTATTGATCACTGCAAACTCGTCCTCAAGTTCCCTGAAGGCACTAACAGCACCTGG TACAATGCACAATTTAAGGTTTTTGAACCTTTAGAGTACAACTATGATGTTTGTGAGGCTATTCTGTTGTGGGAACAG TATCGTAACATGACTACAGTTTTGACAAGAGAGTATCTAGATGCTCGGCCAGATGGGTGGTTGGACTATGCTGCCAAGAGAATAGCACAACT GGGTGCAGAGAAATGCTATAATCGATCTCTTTGTGAGGAACATCTTAACTTAATATTACCCGGAAAGCCACCTTTTCGCCCTCGCCAGTTTAAAACATGTGCAGTTGTTGGAAACTCAGGAGATCTCTTGAAGACAGAATTTGGAAAAGAAATTGATAGTCATGATGCTGTTATAAGAGACAATGAAGCCCCAGTTAATGAT AAATATGCCAAGCATGTTGGTTCGAAGAGGGATTTCCGGCTTGTAGTAAGGGGTGCTGCTCGTAACATGGTCAAGATTCTTGATGGGTCAA CTGATGAAGTACTTATCATTAAAAGTGTCACCCACAGGGACTTCAATGCAATGATAAAG AGTATTCCAAATCCTGTCTATCTCTTTCAGGGAATTGTGTTGCGCAGAGGTGCAAAAGGAACCGGAATGAAATCCATTGAACTCGCCCTTTCTATGTGCGAAACAGTTGACATATATGGATTTACTGTTGATCCTGGCTATACTGAGTG GACCCGGTACTTCTCCACCCCAAGGAAAGGGCACAATCCACTTCAAGGAAGGGCCTATTACCAACTTCTAGAGTGTCTTGGT GTTATTAGGATACATTCTCCCATGAGAGCAGAAAGGATGCAGGACTGGTCAGATGTGCCAAGTCGAGAAATGATAGGCCGAGCTCATGCGGCTGCCTTGCACTTAAAAAGGATTCAAGAGGGTCAAGTTGATGGATTGGGGCAATTTGGTAGCTGTAAGGTGTGGGGTAATGCTGATTCCAATGCCAACGGGCACATTTCTGGATCCTCAGACATGAGCGTTCTCAGGAAGAATTCAAATTATAGTAAATGGGAAGTCATGCCATTTAACAGTTTGAGAAGGGAGGCGCAAGATCACTATGTTCAGATGGAAGGTGTGTCTCTGTACAAAATGGATGGCAACAAATTGGACGATTTGGTTTGTGTAAAACATTCTCTCATATCTGAGGCACAATAA